CGTCGGCATTTTCGTCGGATGTCTCATCAATTACGTGTATCCGGATTTTATCGATGCAACTATTCAGCTTCTCCGGCGCGCACAGATTCAAACCATCATTCCGGAGCAACAGCTCTGTTGCGGAACTCCCGCGGTCGCGCTCGGCGACGTCGAGGCCGCCCGCATGCTCGCCCGGCGGAACCAGGAGCATTTCCGGGAAGCCGGCTGCGATTATGTCATTACTCTCTGCGCCTCATGCGGAACCATGTTGAAACGCGAATATCCGCAGCTCCTTGATTCTTCGGAGAACCCTTTTGGAGTTCCCATGCTCGATCTTTCTGAATTCCTCGTTCGGCACGTCAAGTTGGATTATGGGCGACTGCAGGATTCCGTAACATACCACGACCCCTGCCACCTCCGATGGGGGCAGGGAGTCATCGCGGAGCCGCGGAAACTGCTCTCAGACGTATGCCATTTTCAGGAAACGCCCGGCGAAATGTACTGCTGTGCTCTGGGCGGCGCCTTCTCCCTGACCTTCCCCGATTTCTCCGAAGCCATAGCCCAGAAAAAGCTGCAATCCCTTGACGCCCTAAGCGTCAGGGAAGTCGTAAGCGCCTGCCCGGGATGCATCTTGCAATTGAACGACCTGTTCGCGCGATCCGGAAGCGATAAAAAAGCCGTTCACCTCATCCAGATTCTCGCGCGCTCGATCAAGACTTTGACGTAATTATCACTGCATTCAACATCTTTAGATTTCCAAAATCTCCCTCAGCCATTGTTGCTTAATCCGCCAACGGGATGCTTCAAGCGCCGGAAATCCTTGTCAA
Above is a genomic segment from Candidatus Abyssobacteria bacterium SURF_5 containing:
- a CDS encoding (Fe-S)-binding protein, whose translation is MTAEFPDIALQQLEKCARCGKCRSVCPVFDVVKDEAFVARGRILLADALRKNQISASNEIAAIMAACLMCRRCSGICPSGVEFTEVLKAARSQIAKEVGLPAGASFFFRHVLPYRRRFNSVIRIAALGQRLAPARRKGNLRHLPLLFKGGKWLPPLAKISALEAYSKPARVENARLRVGIFVGCLINYVYPDFIDATIQLLRRAQIQTIIPEQQLCCGTPAVALGDVEAARMLARRNQEHFREAGCDYVITLCASCGTMLKREYPQLLDSSENPFGVPMLDLSEFLVRHVKLDYGRLQDSVTYHDPCHLRWGQGVIAEPRKLLSDVCHFQETPGEMYCCALGGAFSLTFPDFSEAIAQKKLQSLDALSVREVVSACPGCILQLNDLFARSGSDKKAVHLIQILARSIKTLT